A window of Mus pahari chromosome 7, PAHARI_EIJ_v1.1, whole genome shotgun sequence contains these coding sequences:
- the Kcns3 gene encoding potassium voltage-gated channel subfamily S member 3 — protein sequence MVFGEFFHRPGQDEELVNLNVGGFKQSVDQSTLLRFPHTRLGKLLTCHSEEAILELCDDYSVADKEYYFDRNPSLFRYVLNFYYTGKLHVMEELCVFSFCQEIEYWGINELFIDSCCSSRYQERKEESHDKDWDQKSNDVSTDSSFEESSLFEKELEKFDELRFGQLRKKIWIRMENPAYCLSAKLIAISSLSVVLASIVAMCVHSMSEFQNEDGEVDDPVLEGVEIACIAWFTGELAIRLVATPSQKKFWKNPLNIIDFVSIIPFYATLAVDTKEEESEDIENMGKVVQILRLMRIFRILKLARHSVGLRSLGATLRHSYHEVGLLLLFLSVGISIFSVLIYSVEKDEHKSSLTSIPICWWWATISMTTVGYGDTHPVTLAGKIIASTCIICGILVVALPITIIFNKFSKYYQKQKDMEVDQCSEDPPEKCHELPYFNIRDVYAQQVHAFITSLSSIGIVVSDPDSTDASSVEDNEDAYNTASLENCTGK from the coding sequence ATGGTGTTTGGTGAGTTTTTCCATCGCCCTGGACAAGATGAGGAACTTGTCAACTTGAACGTGGGGGGCTTTAAGCAGTCTGTGGATCAGAGTACACTCCTGCGGTTCCCTCACACACGATTGGGGAAGCTGCTTACCTGCCACTCTGAGGAGGCCATTCTGGAGCTGTGTGATGACTACAGTGTGGCAGATAAAGAGTACTACTTTGACCGGAACCCCTCCCTGTTCAGATACGTCTTGAACTTTTATTACACAGGGAAGCTGCACGTGATGGAGGAACTGTGTGTCTTCTCCTTCTGCCAGGAGATCGAGTACTGGGGCATCAATGAGCTCTTCATCGACTCCTGCTGTAGCAGTCGGTACCAGGAGCGCAAGGAGGAGAGCCACGACAAGGACTGGGACCAGAAAAGCAACGATGTGAGCACAGACTCCTCCTTTGAAGAATCGTCTCTGTTTGAGAAAGAGCTGGAGAAGTTTGATGAGCTGAGGTTTGGTCAGCTCCGAAAGAAGATCTGGATTCGAATGGAAAACCCAGCTTACTGCCTGTCGGCCAAGCTCATTGCCATCTCCTCCTTGAGCGTGGTGCTGGCTTCCATAGTGGCCATGTGTGTGCATAGCATGTCGGAATTCCAGAACGAGGATGGAGAAGTGGATGACCCTGTGCTGGAAGGTGTGGAGATTGCCTGCATTGCATGGTTCACTGGTGAGCTGGCCATCCGGCTGGTTGCTACTCCGTCGCAAAAGAAGTTCTGGAAAAACCCTCTGAACATCATTGACTTTGTCTCCATCATTCCCTTCTATGCCACGTTGGCTGTGGACAccaaggaagaagagagtgaggaCATTGAGAATATGGGCAAGGTGGTCCAGATCCTTCGGCTCATGAGGATTTTCCGAATTCTGAAGCTCGCCCGGCACTCTGTAGGGCTTCGGTCTCTCGGGGCCACACTGAGGCACAGTTACCATGAAGTGGGgctgctgcttctcttcctttctgtgggCATCTCTATCTTCTCTGTGCTTATCTACTCTGTGGAGAAAGACGAGCACAAGTCCAGTCTCACCAGCATCCCCATCTGCTGGTGGTGGGCCACTATCAGTATGACCACAGTGGGCTATGGAGACACCCACCCAGTCACCTTAGCTGGGAAAATCATCGCAAGCACATGTATTATCTGTGGAATATTAGTGGTAGCCCTTcccatcaccatcatcttcaACAAGTTTTCCAAGTACTACCAGAAGCAGAAGGACATGGAAGTGGACCAGTGCAGCGAGGACCCACCGGAGAAGTGCCATGAGCTACCTTACTTTAACATTAGGGACGTTTATGCACAGCAAGTACATGCCTTCATCACCAGTCTGTCTTCCATTGGCATCGTGGTCAGTGATCCTGACTCCACAGATGCTTCGAGCGTCGAAGACAATGAGGATGCTTACAACACTGCATCCCTGGAGAACTGTACTGGGAAATGA